Proteins from a genomic interval of Schistocerca nitens isolate TAMUIC-IGC-003100 unplaced genomic scaffold, iqSchNite1.1 HiC_scaffold_468, whole genome shotgun sequence:
- the LOC126232351 gene encoding trichohyalin-like, producing MRGDGCAEAAARKRLRGNGCAETAARKRLRGNGCAGTAAREQVRGNRCAGTGAREQLRRNSCAGTGAQEQVRRNRCAGTGAQEQVRRNRCAGTAAQEQLRRNRCAGTAAQEQLRRNSCAGTAAQKQLRRNSCAETAAQKQPRRNSLAETAAQNQPRRNSRAGTAAQEQPRRNSCTGTAAQEQLRRNSCAGTAAQEQLRRNSCAETAAQKQRISRPRARTEFVTHAVAVQSHQKIRNSCAEAAAQEQLRRSGCAEAAAQKRLRRSGCAEAAAQKRLRRSGCAEAAAQKRLRTSGCAQAAAHKRLRRSGCAEAAAQKRLRRSGCAEAAAQKRLRRSGCAEAAAQKRLRRSACAEAAAQKRLRRSGCAETAAQKRLRRNGCAETAAQKRLRSSGCAEAAAQKRLRRSGCAEAAAQKRLRRNSCADAAAQKQLRRNSCAETAAQKQLRRSGCAEAAAQKRLRRSGCAEAAAQMQLRRNSCAETAAQKQLRRNNCAEAAAQKRLRRSGCAEAAAQKRLRGSGCAEAAARKRLRGNGCAETAARKRLRGSGCAEAAARKRLRGSGCAEAAAQKRLRRSGCAEAAAQKRLRRSGCAETAAQKRLRRNGCAETAAQKRLRRNGCAETAAQKRLRRSSCAEAAAQKQLRRSSCAEAAAQKQLHRSSCAETAAQKQLRRNSCAGTAAQEQLRRNSCAGTAAQEQLRRNSCAGTAAQEQLRRNSCAETAALEQLRRNSCAGTAAQEQLRRNSCAETAAQEQLRRNSCAGTAAQKLLRRNCCAETAAQKQLRRNSCAGTAAQEQLRRNSCAETTAQKQLRRNSCAETAAQKQLRRNSFAETAAQKQLRRNNCAETAAQEQLRRNSCAETAAQKQLRRNSCAGTAAQKQLRRNSCAETAAQKQLRRNSCAETAAQKQLRRNSCAETAAQKQLRRNSCAETAAQEQLRRNGCAETAAQKRLRRNGSAETAAQKRLRRNGCAEAAAQKQLRRSSCAEAAAQKQLRRSSCAEAAARKQLRGSSCAEAAAQKQLRRNSCAETAAQKQLRRNSCAGTAAQEQLRRNSCAGTAAQEQLRRNSCAGTAAQEQLRRNSCAGTAAQEQLRRNSCAETAAQKQLRRNSCAGTAAQEQLRRNSCAGTAAQKQLRRNSCAETAAQEQLRRNSCAGTAAQKQLRRNNCAETAAQEQLRRNSCAETAAQKQLRRNSCAETAAQEQLRRNSCAETAAQKQLRRNSCAGTAAQKQLRRNSCAETAAQKQLRRNSCAETAAQKQLRRNSCAETAAQKQLRRNSCAETAAQEQLRRNSCAGTAAQEQVRRNRCAGTGAEEQVRRNSCAGTETAAQKQLRRNSCAGTAAQKLLRRNCCAETAAQKLLRRNCCAETAAQEQLRRNSCAGTAAQEQLRSNSCAETAAQEQLRRNSCAGTAAQEQLRRNCCAETAAQKLLRRNSCAGTAAQEQLRRNSCAGTAAQEQLRRNSCAGTAAQKQLRRNSCAGTAAQKQLRRNGCAGTAAQKRLRRNGCAETAAQKRLRRNGCAETAAQKQLRRSSCAEAAAQKQLLEAAAQKQLRRSSCAEAAAQKQLRRNSCAETAAQEQLRRNSCAGTAAQEQLRRNSCAGTAAQEQLRRNSCAGTAAQEQLRRNSCAGTGAQEQLRRNSCAGTAAQEQLRRNSCAETAAQKQPRRNSLAETAAQKQPRSNSRAATAAQEQPRRNSRAGTAAQEQPRRNSRAGTAAQKQLRRNSCAGTAAQDQLRRNSCAETAAQEQLRRNSCAGTAAQKQLRRNSCAETAAQKQLRRNSCAETAAQKQLRRNSCAGTAAQKQLRRNSCAETAAQKQLRRNSCAETAAQKQLRRNSCAGTAAQKQLRRNSCAETAAQEQLRRNSCAETAAQERLRRNGCAETAAQKQLRRNSFAETAAQEQLRRNSCAEAAAQKQLRRNSCAETAAQKQLRRNSCAERAAQELLRRNSCAGAAAQEQLRRNSCAGTAAQEQLRRNSCAGTGAQEQVRRNSCAGTAAQEQVRTNSCAGTGAQEQVRRNRCAGTAAQEQVRRNSCAGTAAQGQLRRNRCAGTGAQEQLRSNSCAETAAQKQPRRNSCAETAAQKQLRRNSCAETAAQKQLRRNSCAETAAQRQLRRDSCAETAAQKQLRRNSCAETAAQKQLRRNSCAETAAQKQLRRNSGAETLYSLRLQERTSMFNVFWAVEHLRGDGCAEAAARKRLRGNGCAETAARKWLRGNGCAGTAARERLRGNRCAGTGAREQVRGNSCAGTAAQEQVRRNRCAGTGAQVQVRRNRFAGTGAQEQLRRNSCAGTGAQEQLRRNSCAGTAAQEQLRRNSCAETAAQKQLRRNSRAETASQKQPRRISRAETAAQEQPRRNSRAGTAAQEQLRRNSCAGTAAQEQLRRNSCAGTAAQEQLRRNSGAETAAQKHSIASGYRSVPPCSMFFGQLNM from the exons atgcgcggagacggctgcgcagaagcggctgcgcggaagcggctgcgcggaaacggctgcgcggaaacggctgcgcggaaacggctgcgcgggaacggctgcgcgggaacggctgcgcgggaacaggtgcgcgggaacaggtgcgcgggaacaggtgcgcgggaacagctgcgcaggaacagctgcgcaggaacaggtgcgcaggaacaggtgcgcaggaacaggtgcgcaggtacaggtgcgcaggaacaggttcgcaggaacaggtgcgcaggaacagctgcgcaggaacagctgcgcaggaacaggtgcgcaggaacagctgcgcaggaacagctgcgcaggaacagctgcgcaggaacagctgcgcagaaacagctgcgcagaaacagctgcgcagaaacagccgcgcagaaacagcctcgcagaaacagcctcgcagaaacagccgcgcagaatcagccgcgcagaaacagccgcgcaggaacagccgcgcaggaacagccgcgcaggaacagctgcacaggaacagctgcgcaggaacagctgcgcaggaacagctgcgcaggaacagctgcgcaggaacagctgcgcaggaacagctgcgcagaaacagcggcgcagaaacagcg gatctctagaccacgcgcgcgtacggagttcgtcacccatgctgttgcagtgcagtctcatcagaaaatcagaaacagctgcgcagaagcggctgcgcaggaacagctgcgcagaagcggctgcgcagaagcggctgcgcagaagcggctgcgcagaagcggctgcgcagaagcggctgcgcagaaacggctgcgcagaagcggctgcgcagaagcggctgcgcagaagcggctgcgcacaagcggctgcgcacaagcggctgcgcacaagcggctgcgcagaagcggctgcgcagaagcggctgcgcagaagcggctgcgcagaagcggctgcgcagaagcggctgcgcagaagcggctgcgcagaagcggctgcgcagaagcggctgcgcagaagcggctgcgcagaagcgcctgcgcagaagcggctgcgcagaagcggctgcgcagaagcggctgcgcagaaacggctgcgcagaaacggctgcgcagaaacggctgcgcagaaacggctgcgcagaaacggctgcgcagcagcggctgcgcagaagcggctgcgcagaagcggctgcgcagaagcggctgcgcagaagcggctgcgcagaagcggctgcgcagaaacagctgcgcagatgcagctgcgcagaaacagctgcgcagaaacagctgcgcagaaacagctgcgcagaaacagctgcgcagaagcggctgcgcagaagcggctgcgcagaagcggctgcgcagaagcggctgcgcagaagcggctgcgcagatgcagctgcgcagaaacagctgcgcagaaacagctgcgcagaaacagctgcgcagaaacaactgcgcagaagcggctgcgcagaagcggctgcgcagaagcggctgcgcagaagcggctgcgcagaagcggctgcgcggaagcggctgcgcggaagcggctgcgcggaagcggctgcgcggaaacggctgcgcggaaacggctgcgcggaaacggctgcgcggaagcggctgcgcggaagcggctgcgcggaagcggctgcgcggaagcggctgcgcggaagcggctgcgcagaagcggctgcgcagaagcggctgcgcagaagcggctgcgcagaagcggctgcgcagaagcggctgcgcagaaacggctgcgcagaaacggctgcgcagaaacggctgcgcagaaacggctgcgcagaaacggctgcgcagaaacggctgcgcagaaacggctgcgcagaagcggctgcgcagaagcagctgcgcagaagcagctgcgcagaagcagctgcgcagaagcagctgcgcagaagcagctgcgcagaagcagctgcacagaagcagctgcgcagaaacagctgcgcagaaacagctgcgcagaaacagctgcgcaggaacagctgcgcaggaacagctgcgcaggaacagctgcgcaggaacagctgcgcaggaacagctgcgcaggaacagctgcgcaggaacagctgcgcaggaacagctgcgcaggaacagctgcgcagaaacagctgcgctggaacagctgcgcaggaacagctgcgcaggaacagctgcgcaggaacagctgcgcagaaacagctgcgcagaaacagctgcgcaggaacagctgcgcaggaacagctgcgcaggaacagctgcgcagaaactgctgcgcagaaactgctgcgcagaaactgctgcgcagaaacagctgcgcaggaacagctgcgcaggaacagctgcgcaggaacagctgcgcaggaacagctgcgcagaaacaactgcgcagaaacagctgcgcaggaacagctgcgcagaaacagctgcgcagaaacagctgcgcagaaacagcttcgcagaaacagctgcgcagaaacagctgcgcagaaacaactgcgcagaaacagctgcgcaggaacagctgcgcagaaacagctgcgcagaaacagctgcgcagaaacagctgcgcaggaacagctgcgcaggaacagctgcgcagaaacagctgcgcaggaacagctgcgcagaaacagctgcgcagaaacagctgcgcagaaacagctgcgcagaaacagctgcgcagaaacagctgcgcagaaacagctgcgcagaaacagctgcgcagaaacagctgcgcaggaacagctgcgcagaaacagctgcgcaggaacagctgcgcaggaacggctgcgcagaaacggctgcgcagaaacggctgcgcagaaacggcagcgcagaaacggctgcgcagaaacggctgcgcagaaacggctgcgcagaagcagctgcgcagaagcagctgcgcagaagcagctgcgcagaagcagctgcgcagaagcagctgcgcagaagcagctgcgcggaagcagctgcgcggaagcagctgcgcggaagcagctgcgcagaagcagctgcgcagaagcagctgcgcagaaacagctgcgcagaaacagctgcgcagaaacagctgcgcaggaacagctgcgcaggaacagctgcgcaggaacagctgcgcaggaacagctgcgcaggaacagctgcgcaggaacagctgcgcaggaacagctgcgcaggaacagctgcgcaggaacagctgcgcaggaacagctgcgcaggaacagctgcgcaggaacagctgcgcaggaacagctgcgcagaaactgctgcgcagaaacagctgcgcagaaacagctgcgcaggaacagctgcgcaggaacagctgcgcaggaacagctgcgcaggaacagctgcgcagaaacagctgcgcaggaacagctgcgcagaaacagctgcgcaggaacagctgcgcagaaacagctgcgcaggaacagctgcgcagaaacaactgcgcagaaacaactgcgcagaaacagctgcgcaggaacagctgcgcagaaacagctgcgcagaaacagctgcgcagaaacagcttcgcagaaatagctgcgcagaaacagctgcgcaggaacagctgcgcaggaacagctgcgcagaaacagctgcgcagaaacagctgcgcaggaacagctgcgcaggaacagctgcgcagaaacagctgcgcaggaacagctgcgcagaaacagctgcgcagaaacagctgcgcagaaacagctgcgcagaaacagctgcgcagaaacagctgcgcagaaacagctgcgcagaaacagctgcgcagaaacagctgcgcaggaacagctgcgcagaaacagctgcgcaggaacagctgcgcaggaacagctgcgcaggaacagctgcgcaggaacaggtgcgcaggaacaggtgcgcaggaacaggtgcggaggaacaggtgcgcaggaacagctgcgcaggaacag aaactgctgcgcagaaacagctgcgcaggaacagctgcgcaggaacagctgcgcagaaactgctgcgcagaaactgctgcgcagaaactgctgcgcagaaactgctgcgcagaaactgctgcgcagaaacagctgcgcaggaacagctgcgcaggaacagctgcgcaggaacagctgcgcaggaacagctgcgcagcaacagctgcgcagaaacagctgcgcaggaacagctgcgcaggaacagctgcgcaggaacagctgcgcaggaacagctgcgcagaaactgctgcgcagaaactgctgcgcagaaactgctgcgcagaaacagctgcgcaggaacagctgcgcaggaacagctgcgcaggaacagctgcgcaggaacagctgcgcaggaacagctgcgcaggaacagctgcgcaggaacagctgcgcagaaacagctgcgcagaaacagctgcgcaggaacagctgcgcagaaacagctgcgcaggaacggctgcgcaggaacggctgcgcagaaacggctgcgcagaaacggctgcgcagaaacggcagcgcagaaacggctgcgcagaaacggctgcgcagaaacggctgcgcagaagcagctgcgcagaagcagctgcgcagaagcagctgcgcagaagcagctgctagaagcagctgcgcagaagcagctgcgcagaagcagctgcgcagaagcagctgcgcagaagcagctgcgcagaaacagctgcgcagaaacagctgcgcaggaacagctgcgcaggaacagctgcgcaggaacagctgcgcaggaacagctgcgcaggaacagctgcgcaggaacagctgcgcaggaacagctgcgcaggaacagctgcgcaggaacagctgcgcaggaacagctgcgcaggaacagctgcgcaggaacaggtgcgcaggaacagctgcgcaggaacagctgcgcaggaacagctgcgcaggaacagctgcgcaggaacagctgcgcagaaacagctgcgcagaaacagccgcgcagaaacagcctcgcagaaacagccgcgcagaaacagccgcgcagcaacagccgcgcagcaacagccgcgcaggaacagccgcgcaggaacagccgcgcaggaacagccgcgcaggaacagccgcgcaggaacagccgcgcaggaacagctgcgcagaaacagctgcgcaggaacagctgcgcaggaacagctgcgcaggatcagctgcgcagaaacagctgcgcagaaacagctgcgcaggaacagctgcgcaggaacagctgcgcaggaacagctgcgcagaaacagctgcgcagaaacagctgcgcagaaacagctgcgcagaaacagctgcgcaggaacagctgcgcagaaacagctgcgcagaaacagctgcgcagaaacagctgcgcaggaacagctgcgcagaaacagctgcgcagaaacagctgcgcagaaacagctgcgcagaaacagcttcgcagaaacagctgcgcagaaacagctgcgcagaaacagctgcgcagaaacagctgcgcaggaacagctgcgcagaaacagctgcgcagaaacagctgcgcagaaacagctgcgcaggaacagctgcgcagaaacagctgcgcagaaacagctgcgcaggaacggctgcgcagaaacggctgcgcagaaacagctgcgcagaaacagctgcgcagaaacagcttcgcagaaacagctgcgcaggaacagctgcgcagaaacagctgcgcagaagcagctgcgcagaaacagctgcgcagaaacagctgcgcagaaacagctgcgcagaaacagctgcgcaggaacagctgcgcagaaagagctgcgcaggagctgctgcgcaggaacagctgtgcaggagcagctgcgcaggaacagctgcgcaggaacagctgcgcaggaacagctgcgcaggaacagctgcgcaggaacagctgcgcaggaacaggtgcgcaggaacaggtgcgcaggaacagctgcgcaggaacagctgcgcaggaacaggtgcgcacgaacagctgcgcaggaacaggtgcgcaggaacaggtgcgcaggaacaggtgcgcaggaacagctgcgcaggaacaggtgcgcaggaacagctgcgcaggaacagctgcgcagggacagctgcgcaggaacaggtgcgcaggaacaggtgcgcaggaacagctgcgcagtaacagctgcgcagaaacagctgcgcagaaacagccgcgcagaaacagctgcgcagaaacagctgcgcagaaacagctgcgcagaaacagctgcgcagaaacagctgcgcagaaacagctgcgcagaaacagctgcgcagagacagctgcgcagagacagctgcgcagagacagctgcgcagagacagctgcgcagaaacagctgcgcagaaacagctgcgcagaaacagctgcgcagaaacagctgcgcagaaacagctgcgcagaaacagctgcgcagaaacagctgcgcagaaacagcggcgcagaaacactctatagcctccggttacaggagcgtacctccatgttcaatgttttttgggcagttgaacat ctgcgcggagacggctgcgcagaagcggctgcgcggaagcggctgcgcggaaacggctgcgcggaaacggctgcgcggaaatggctgcgcggaaacggctgcgcgggaacggctgcgcgggaacggctgcgcgggaacaggtgcgcgggaacaggtgcgcgggaacaggtgcgcgggaacagctgcgcaggaacagctgcgcaggaacaggtgcgcaggaacaggtgcgcaggaacaggtgcgcaggtacaggtgcgcaggaacaggttcgcaggaacaggtgcgcaggaacagctgcgcaggaacagctgcgcaggaacaggtgcgcaggaacagctgcgcaggaacagctgcgcaggaacagctgcgcaggaacagctgcgcaggaacagctgcgcagaaacagctgcgcagaaacagctgcgcagaaacagccgcgcagaaacagcctcgcagaaacagccgcgcagaatcagccgcgcagaaacagccgcgcaggaacagccgcgcaggaacagccgcgcaggaacagctgcacaggaacagctgcgcaggaacagctgcgcaggaacagctgcgcaggaacagctgcgcaggaacagctgcgcaggaacagctgcgcaggaacagctgcgcagaaacagcggcgcagaaacagcggcgcagaaacactctatagcctccggttacaggagcgtacctccatgttcaatgttttttgggcagttgaacatgtaa